GGGTAAAAATGGAAACTGAAACATATCCAGCAACTCCTGCACAGACTGTCTGACCAGAGATGATCCAGTGACTCTACTACGCCTGCCCCAGCCTTTAACAATATCAATTCTGCTTGGTCCAACACCTGATGCAATCATCTTCTTACGGAACCAAGCAAGAGTTCTTGACAATGCTGTAATTGCAGTTCCATTGGACATAACATGAAGGTTTATAAGCCAGTAACAGGAACTCTTCTCTCTAACTGCATCCGGGTACACATTTTTTAAAGCCGCTACCTCCCAAACTGATCCAGCTTCTTCTCTAAGACCTGACTTATGGAGAAAATATATCATCGGATCAACAATCCCTCTTTTACTTTCTCTATCTTCGTGCATCAAGTCGAGGAAGTTGCTTGCGTGTTGCCGCACGTTCTGTCCACCATCGAGTCCTGGTGATGGCATTGATACCAAAAATGTATGGGCAGGATGGCCAGTAACTGCCATGAGTTTCCAGCAAAAACCCATGTCAATATGAAATGTTGTATCAGTAGAGCAGCTGAGGAGCAGAGTATAGGTCTGAAGAGATGAGTTCAGACCTAATCTCAACATACTTTGCAGCAGATCATAGGCATCAGCTAACCGTTGCATTCGGAGAAAAGCACTGAGTAAAGAATTGCATGTAGGGACATTACGGCGGAGGCCTGCATTGAGCATTGCTTGAAACCATTCTCGAGCTTTATCGACATGGCCAGCCTTACCCCACATACCAACCAAGATACCATAAACAAGTTCATCTGGTATCAAATTGTGCCGCTTCATTTCTGCAAATACAGCTTCTGCTTCATCCAGATGTCCACATACCCCAAGAACCTCCATGACAATACTGAATGTAACTTTGTCAGGTAAGAATCCAGCACTTTGCATGTCCCGGTAAATTTTTAAGGCACAAGTGTAGTTTCTTGCCTTGGCTTGAAGAGCAATCATTGTATTGTACGTGACCAGGTTAGGAACACAACCTTGAGAAACCATCTCGTTGAAGATCTTGTAAGCAGCAGCCAAGTGCCCAGCTTTCCCTAGACAGTTGATAATGACACTGTATGTAAATGTATCAGGAGAGAGACCTGCCAACTGCATTTTCCCGTACAAGTCCATTGCTACATCTAAATAACCTGCTTTCGCATGGATGTCAATAAGCGTAGAGTAGGTAACTCGATCTGGTTCACAGCCCTCTTCTTGCATCTGATGAAAAACATTTAATGCTTCATTCAAGTAATTTGCACGGCCGTAGCTATGAATCAGACGATTATAAGTTACTACATTTGGTAAACACCCATCTCTCGCCATTTCATCCAGTAATTGATTTATGTAAGTGAATTTTCTAACACGCCCAAGAATGCCAACCGTTGTGGTGTAAGTATACCCATCATGCTTAAACCCAGGACGACTTTTCAACCAGTTGAAAAACCCTATAGCAGTTGAATGATCTTGTAGCTGTTTCAGGACCTGATTGGCTTGATAAGGATCCAACGAACAGTTGAGTTTCTCGAGAGCCTCTTCTGCAGAAGGGACCCAGTTATGCTGCTGTAAAATGTTTAAAACACGCTCTACAGCATGCCTAGTGTTCACATTATGCCTACTCAATGGGATAAAACATGCTGGCTTCCTTGCATACATTGAAGGCTTCTGAACATTATGTGAACCAGATCTAATGCTTTCAGAGGCACTTCCTGCAGCCTTAGGTTCTGATGCCTGTCCGGACTTAGGATTCGAAACAACACCGTAAGAAGTAAGTTCGGATTTCTGTTGCTCAGATTGCCTCTGAAGATATTGAGTACCAGAAGGTACATTATGATTCTTAGCTGAATTATCCTGGATATTGTTACTTGAGCTATGGTTTGTACTTGTAGTCTTCAGTGGAGCAAACTTTTCTGCTTGAGCGTCATAATGAACGTTGGAAGTTGTACCACGTCCTATCTCAACAACGGTTGGTCTTCTATCAACAGTGACGAAACTCTCTCTTTTCACTGGTTTTATGTTCGATGGTCTTATGCTGGAGATGGGCCTTGAAGGATCAAGCATGCAGTTTGTGTTGTTGTGGAGTACCTCTTTCCCATCTGATAAAGGAATCTTGTAATTTACCAAGTCAGATAGAAGGCTAACTGCAGTAATACCAGCTTTGACAAACTGAACTGAAACACGAGCAGTTGACGGATCTTTCTGAATACCACACACATCACTTCCAGAACCCAATTTCAATGCAGGGCTCGGAAGAGATGTAACATGCGCAGAATGTATAGCTCCATCTCTTGTTGAAGATTTGGAAGCGTTCTCAGTCTTACAGCCAATTGCTCCAATTGCATCCCCAGAAGGTATAGCTCCATCTCTTGTTGAGGATTTGGAACTGAAAGTGAAATCCTTGTGTGGAAGCAAAACTCCATTATTTCTGAGCTGCTTCCTCGCATCATAAGTTTCATCTCCAGGATAAGGACAAGGACTTCCTTCCGCTCCGCTACTTCGAGAACCATTAACAAAAAATGACCTAGCAGACTTGGTAAGGGAACCAATCTGCTTACTCCTTAACATTATTTGTATAAAGAAGTGATGCCCAACTCTACCCTCCAAAATAGTTGACAAACTGAAAAACTATAGAAGAATGGGGGATACATCTCAAAGAATGAATATGCTCAACTCGATCTTAGTGGGCTTAACATTATCTTTCACATAGTGTCAGGCAGATGTTGCCCTTTTTTTCCTTCTTCCGAGCAGATAAGATACTCTTGTCTATTCTGAGATTCAGAACAGCAAGATACCTTGAGAATTAGCTGTTGTGCAGGTGATGAATCTGTTGggtaaattactaataatgtaactgagaagaagatacttagctcaaaccgatgttgctggagatgcacagaaaatgtagaggcacgtatacgatacgctgtcctaaaggtaatatcgcctgctactccgctgagatgctatagcagttggcgagtcacctccaggattcaactactgatagtactcctcaatgtagcatacaaagagagtacccttagaacttggcagtgttagcaaaagctaaaaacagagaaactagaaattaaaacttcttttctgaaagcagagggagagcagaagaagagatatatCTCTGTTGTATGttaaatgagctcaagactcctcccttatatagtgtttaagacgttacaaacgagaggaaaaaagcatgcaaccaaaccatgcgtatgacagaaatactggtaatgttgggttaaaaacagtgtttcttttgtcaggcttagagcagtgtgttgccaagaagccaagccaaacacgtacggacaagaaacccaaaacaaatacgtacagacaagaa
The nucleotide sequence above comes from Papaver somniferum cultivar HN1 chromosome 8, ASM357369v1, whole genome shotgun sequence. Encoded proteins:
- the LOC113304001 gene encoding pentatricopeptide repeat-containing protein At1g18900-like, which produces MLRSKQIGSLTKSARSFFVNGSRSSGAEGSPCPYPGDETYDARKQLRNNGVLLPHKDFTFSSKSSTRDGAIPSGDAIGAIGCKTENASKSSTRDGAIHSAHVTSLPSPALKLGSGSDVCGIQKDPSTARVSVQFVKAGITAVSLLSDLVNYKIPLSDGKEVLHNNTNCMLDPSRPISSIRPSNIKPVKRESFVTVDRRPTVVEIGRGTTSNVHYDAQAEKFAPLKTTSTNHSSSNNIQDNSAKNHNVPSGTQYLQRQSEQQKSELTSYGVVSNPKSGQASEPKAAGSASESIRSGSHNVQKPSMYARKPACFIPLSRHNVNTRHAVERVLNILQQHNWVPSAEEALEKLNCSLDPYQANQVLKQLQDHSTAIGFFNWLKSRPGFKHDGYTYTTTVGILGRVRKFTYINQLLDEMARDGCLPNVVTYNRLIHSYGRANYLNEALNVFHQMQEEGCEPDRVTYSTLIDIHAKAGYLDVAMDLYGKMQLAGLSPDTFTYSVIINCLGKAGHLAAAYKIFNEMVSQGCVPNLVTYNTMIALQAKARNYTCALKIYRDMQSAGFLPDKVTFSIVMEVLGVCGHLDEAEAVFAEMKRHNLIPDELVYGILVGMWGKAGHVDKAREWFQAMLNAGLRRNVPTCNSLLSAFLRMQRLADAYDLLQSMLRLGLNSSLQTYTLLLSCSTDTTFHIDMGFCWKLMAVTGHPAHTFLVSMPSPGLDGGQNVRQHASNFLDLMHEDRESKRGIVDPMIYFLHKSGLREEAGSVWEVAALKNVYPDAVREKSSCYWLINLHVMSNGTAITALSRTLAWFRKKMIASGVGPSRIDIVKGWGRRSRVTGSSLVRQSVQELLDMFQFPFLPENGNSGCSVGSGDSLNRWLYQSCVERMHLL